Proteins encoded in a region of the Candidatus Eisenbacteria bacterium genome:
- the otsB gene encoding trehalose-phosphatase → MRNLSDTIRRIRVSAEEGHRLLVGLDFDGTLAPFVEHPHLARMDEHVRNAVETLARDPGARVAIVSSRGLHDLEERVGVAGVDLVASQGLELRVDDQELTLPSFGEVDPFWSAAIQGVLVDYPGSWLEIKPAALAVHLRNLRQGSRVELERRLRTLPGNPARAAAKSGWMRCRQTLEWAPAGAGKERGLRALLERWERSEYDILLYAGDDENDAEAMREVQVLGGIALGVGGDAPPEAEFHLADIGELATFLRLAAGGLRAHRACLRAPTVRRTEARHERPE, encoded by the coding sequence GTGCGCAATCTCTCAGACACGATCAGGCGGATCCGCGTCAGCGCTGAGGAGGGCCATCGGCTGCTGGTTGGCCTCGACTTCGACGGGACATTGGCCCCCTTCGTCGAGCATCCACACCTCGCGCGCATGGACGAACACGTGCGCAACGCCGTGGAAACGCTGGCCCGGGATCCTGGGGCGCGGGTCGCCATCGTGAGCAGTCGGGGCCTGCACGACCTGGAGGAGCGCGTGGGGGTGGCCGGGGTCGATCTTGTGGCCAGCCAGGGCTTGGAGTTGCGGGTTGACGACCAGGAGTTGACGCTCCCCAGTTTCGGTGAGGTGGATCCGTTCTGGAGCGCAGCAATCCAAGGTGTGCTAGTGGACTACCCCGGCAGCTGGCTGGAGATCAAACCCGCTGCCCTGGCGGTGCATCTGCGAAACCTCCGGCAAGGCAGCCGCGTGGAACTTGAGCGCCGCCTGCGGACTCTACCCGGCAATCCCGCCCGCGCCGCTGCGAAGTCAGGATGGATGAGGTGCCGGCAGACGCTGGAGTGGGCTCCGGCTGGGGCGGGCAAGGAGCGCGGCCTGCGCGCGCTGCTGGAGCGCTGGGAGAGGTCGGAGTACGATATATTGCTCTACGCCGGAGACGACGAGAACGACGCCGAGGCGATGCGCGAGGTGCAGGTGCTCGGTGGGATTGCCCTCGGTGTTGGGGGGGACGCTCCGCCCGAGGCGGAGTTCCACCTGGCCGACATCGGCGAGCTGGCTACGTTCCTTCGGCTGGCGGCCGGAGGCCTGAGGGCGCACCGGGCTTGTTTGCGAGCACCGACCGTGAGGAGAACGGAGGCGCGGCATGAACGACCGGAATGA
- a CDS encoding trehalose-6-phosphate synthase, with protein sequence MNDRNEPRGAGANPGVLERVQGALSQAVKRQFLHRPLTGHFDAVLLRAWAEEALSGRRLIIVSNREPYSHVRSGDGVRVLRNPGGLVVALDAVLRATGGVWVAHGSGDADLEQSDSAGRVRVPVDAPAYTLARTWLSQEEQDGYYSGFSNGALWPLCHVAYVRPRFELSDWNQYEAVNRKFAQAVLGVAGSTRAVVLLQDYHLGLCAKFIKEERPDIPVGLFWHIPWPNPEIFRILPWKTPFLEGLLANDLLGFHLRYHGMNFLDTVSAELEARVDLARMSVERRGHLTKVRAFPISTDIDGIAAQAESPECLRATARWRERLGVGGHLVGLGVDRLDYTKGIPERMTALRRLFEKHPEWRGRLKFIQLGVPSRVMLDEYRRLTERLDEQVRALNAEFGSPDDPVVHFLKGDFDFADVIARYRLGDFAAVTSLHDGMNLVAKEYVAARSDLGGALILSPFTGAARELQEAVLVNPYDADALADAFHQVLSGPPETSRARMAALRERLHRHTIYDWAKELLESIRRLGPGPHEAR encoded by the coding sequence ATGAACGACCGGAATGAGCCTCGCGGCGCGGGCGCCAATCCCGGGGTCCTCGAGCGCGTGCAGGGCGCGCTCAGCCAGGCCGTGAAGCGTCAGTTCCTGCACCGTCCGCTGACGGGCCATTTCGACGCGGTTCTGTTGCGTGCTTGGGCCGAGGAGGCCTTATCCGGCCGGCGCCTGATTATCGTCTCCAACCGCGAGCCCTATTCTCATGTCCGGTCTGGAGATGGAGTTCGTGTGCTACGCAACCCCGGCGGGCTGGTGGTCGCGCTCGACGCCGTCCTGCGCGCCACCGGGGGTGTTTGGGTGGCGCACGGGTCCGGCGATGCCGATCTTGAGCAGTCCGATTCCGCCGGGCGGGTTCGCGTTCCCGTGGATGCCCCAGCCTACACGCTGGCGCGGACGTGGCTGAGCCAGGAGGAACAGGATGGGTACTATTCCGGATTCTCGAACGGCGCGCTGTGGCCGCTGTGCCACGTGGCCTACGTCCGGCCTCGATTCGAGCTCTCGGACTGGAACCAGTACGAGGCGGTGAACCGCAAGTTCGCCCAGGCGGTGTTGGGTGTGGCGGGATCGACGCGGGCGGTGGTGCTGCTCCAGGACTATCACCTCGGGCTGTGCGCGAAATTCATCAAGGAGGAGCGTCCCGACATCCCGGTGGGACTGTTTTGGCACATTCCGTGGCCCAACCCGGAGATCTTCCGGATCCTCCCATGGAAGACCCCCTTCCTCGAGGGCCTGCTGGCCAACGACCTGCTCGGTTTTCACCTCCGGTACCACGGGATGAACTTCCTGGACACGGTGTCCGCGGAGCTGGAGGCGCGGGTAGACCTGGCCCGGATGTCCGTGGAGCGGCGCGGGCACCTCACCAAGGTGCGGGCGTTCCCAATCAGCACTGACATCGATGGGATCGCCGCCCAGGCGGAGAGCCCCGAGTGCCTTCGGGCCACGGCACGCTGGCGGGAGCGCCTAGGTGTCGGTGGGCATCTCGTCGGGCTGGGGGTGGATCGCCTGGACTACACGAAGGGCATCCCCGAGCGCATGACCGCGTTGCGTCGGCTCTTTGAGAAGCACCCGGAATGGCGGGGGCGCCTCAAGTTCATCCAACTGGGCGTGCCCAGCAGGGTGATGCTCGACGAGTACCGCCGGCTCACGGAGCGGCTGGATGAGCAGGTCCGCGCGCTGAACGCGGAGTTCGGATCTCCGGACGACCCGGTGGTGCATTTCCTCAAGGGGGATTTCGACTTCGCGGACGTGATCGCCCGGTACCGTCTGGGTGACTTCGCCGCCGTCACGTCACTGCACGACGGGATGAACCTGGTGGCCAAGGAATACGTCGCTGCGCGCAGCGACCTGGGCGGGGCGCTCATTCTGAGCCCGTTCACCGGTGCGGCCCGGGAGCTGCAGGAAGCGGTGCTGGTCAACCCGTACGACGCGGATGCGCTGGCGGATGCGTTCCATCAGGTACTCAGCGGGCCACCCGAGACTTCGCGAGCGCGCATGGCGGCACTGCGCGAGAGGCTGCACCGACACACGATTTATGACTGGGCGAAGGAGCTCCTGGAGTCCATCCGGAGGCTCGGGCCCGGTCCTCATGAAGCGAGGTGA
- a CDS encoding glycosyltransferase, whose translation MVNSTAVGGGVAEILRRMVELLRALDVDVEWEVMGGDDAFFEVTKAIHNGLHGRRVELTREMREAYARRTELEAGRLKLDGDIIMIHDPQPAGLAALRRRPGQTWIWRCHIDLSGPDPEVWRFLEPEVLRHDATIFSASEFVQQLAIPSYVAPPSIDPFADKNRELSREETEEALKGLGVHGRTPLVSQVSRFDRLKDPVGVVQAFARVRRKTRAHLVLVGGSADDDPEGAAVLAETREAARNVPDVTILDLPNDSNVMINAIQRESAVVLQKSLREGFALTVSEALWKERAVVASAVGGIPLQVLHGRTGMLVHSVDGAAYQILRLLEYPGLRRRLGVAGRKHVLRRFLLPRETRDYLAVAVSALARRTVIQGVSFDGVAGAYDSIGVSSRGVR comes from the coding sequence ATGGTGAATTCGACCGCCGTCGGGGGAGGTGTGGCGGAGATCCTGCGCCGGATGGTCGAGCTGCTGCGCGCGTTGGACGTGGACGTAGAGTGGGAAGTGATGGGCGGGGACGACGCGTTCTTCGAGGTGACCAAAGCCATCCACAACGGGCTGCACGGCCGCCGCGTCGAGCTCACCCGGGAGATGCGCGAGGCATATGCCCGGCGCACGGAGCTCGAGGCTGGGCGGCTGAAGCTGGACGGCGACATCATCATGATCCACGACCCCCAGCCGGCCGGGCTTGCGGCGCTGCGGCGTCGGCCTGGCCAGACGTGGATCTGGCGCTGCCATATCGACCTATCAGGGCCCGACCCGGAGGTTTGGCGGTTCCTGGAGCCCGAAGTGCTCCGGCATGACGCGACGATCTTCTCGGCCTCCGAGTTCGTGCAGCAGCTGGCCATTCCGTCGTACGTGGCGCCGCCCTCGATCGATCCGTTCGCGGACAAGAACCGTGAGCTTTCGCGCGAGGAGACGGAGGAGGCGCTCAAGGGGCTGGGAGTGCACGGCCGCACCCCCCTGGTTTCCCAGGTATCCCGTTTTGACCGCCTGAAAGACCCGGTTGGTGTGGTGCAGGCGTTCGCCCGCGTCAGGCGCAAGACGAGGGCGCATCTAGTGCTGGTTGGTGGAAGTGCGGACGACGATCCCGAGGGTGCCGCGGTTCTTGCGGAGACCCGCGAGGCCGCCCGAAACGTGCCGGACGTGACCATCCTGGACCTACCCAACGACTCCAACGTCATGATCAACGCCATTCAGAGGGAGTCTGCGGTGGTGCTCCAGAAGTCGCTGCGGGAGGGTTTCGCCCTGACGGTCTCTGAGGCCCTGTGGAAGGAGCGCGCGGTGGTCGCTTCGGCAGTCGGAGGAATCCCTCTGCAGGTTCTCCATGGCAGGACCGGTATGCTGGTCCATTCCGTGGATGGTGCCGCCTATCAGATTCTCCGTTTGCTGGAGTACCCGGGCCTGCGCCGCCGACTGGGTGTCGCGGGCCGCAAGCATGTGCTCCGGCGGTTCCTGCTGCCTAGGGAGACGCGGGACTATCTGGCCGTGGCGGTGTCTGCGCTGGCGCGACGGACCGTTATTCAGGGGGTAAGTTTCGATGGGGTGGCCGGAGCGTACGATTCGATCGGAGTTTCGAGCCGGGGAGTGCGATGA
- the nhaB gene encoding sodium/proton antiporter (involved in regulation of intracellular pH under alkaline conditions) translates to MGGHGRVMASSFLGHAPNWYKLAIVACLLLNFCVRAVFGPVATGWLILVEFIFTLAMALKCFPLQPGGLLALQAVLLGLTDTRSAYREVEHGLPVLLLVIFMVAGVYFLREMLFRMINHVLLSIRSRVVLNLVTIIAVSVLSAFLDALTILAVLVAVSTGFYEVYHRVASKVGHGHDSDLTDLNVDAPHLKDLEGFRTFLRSLLMTGAIGTTIGGVCTLVGEPQNIIVGREVGWSFMEFAAKVAPASIPTLLAGFATCLVVTKLKWFGYGAELPTSVRRALQDEDRRLAADRTPHHRFLVVTQAIVGLLMVVALAFHVAEIGLIGLAVIVIVSALGGITDERSVAQAFMPGLPFASLLVVFYVLVAMIGTLDLFKPMIEWALTMKPQQQVLMIFVTNGALSAVSDNVFVAAIYMKVLKAAFEAGLSSNALFEAQSVAVMMGTGIPSMSTPNGQAAFLYLLTSRVAPMIGLGYGRMLWMALPFTLVTTLVAGIAVFWIGR, encoded by the coding sequence ATGGGCGGTCACGGGCGCGTAATGGCCAGCAGCTTCCTGGGCCACGCACCGAACTGGTATAAGCTCGCGATCGTGGCCTGCCTGCTGCTGAACTTCTGCGTCCGCGCCGTGTTCGGTCCGGTGGCGACCGGTTGGCTCATCCTTGTCGAGTTCATATTCACGCTGGCCATGGCCCTGAAGTGCTTCCCACTTCAGCCGGGGGGGCTGCTGGCCCTTCAGGCCGTGCTCCTGGGGCTTACCGACACACGGTCTGCGTATCGGGAGGTGGAGCATGGGCTGCCGGTCCTGCTGCTCGTCATCTTCATGGTGGCCGGCGTCTACTTCCTGCGCGAAATGCTGTTCCGCATGATCAACCACGTCCTGCTCAGCATCCGCTCGCGTGTCGTGCTCAATCTGGTCACTATCATCGCGGTGTCCGTGCTGTCGGCCTTCCTGGATGCGCTGACCATCCTGGCCGTCCTTGTGGCGGTATCTACGGGCTTCTACGAAGTCTATCACCGGGTTGCCTCGAAGGTGGGACACGGCCACGACTCCGACCTGACAGACCTCAACGTGGATGCACCCCACCTCAAGGACCTGGAGGGTTTCCGGACGTTCCTGCGCAGCCTGCTCATGACTGGAGCCATTGGAACGACGATCGGCGGAGTCTGTACGCTGGTGGGCGAGCCCCAGAACATCATCGTCGGCAGAGAGGTCGGCTGGTCATTCATGGAGTTCGCAGCAAAGGTGGCGCCCGCCTCGATTCCGACGCTCCTCGCCGGTTTCGCCACGTGCCTGGTGGTCACGAAGCTGAAGTGGTTTGGCTACGGAGCGGAGCTGCCGACAAGCGTGCGCCGGGCTCTGCAGGACGAGGATCGCCGGCTGGCCGCGGACCGAACGCCGCATCACCGTTTCCTGGTCGTCACGCAGGCGATCGTGGGCTTGCTGATGGTGGTGGCGCTGGCATTCCATGTGGCCGAGATCGGCCTGATCGGGCTGGCCGTCATCGTAATCGTATCTGCGCTCGGCGGAATCACGGACGAGCGCAGCGTAGCCCAGGCATTCATGCCCGGATTGCCCTTCGCCTCGCTGCTGGTCGTGTTCTATGTGCTGGTGGCCATGATCGGCACGCTGGACCTGTTCAAGCCGATGATCGAGTGGGCGCTGACCATGAAGCCGCAGCAGCAGGTGCTCATGATCTTCGTCACCAATGGGGCGCTGTCCGCGGTCAGCGACAATGTCTTCGTCGCGGCCATCTACATGAAGGTGCTGAAAGCGGCGTTCGAGGCCGGTCTCTCCAGCAATGCCCTCTTCGAGGCACAGTCCGTGGCGGTGATGATGGGCACAGGGATTCCGAGCATGTCCACACCAAACGGCCAGGCGGCTTTCCTGTACCTTCTCACTTCCCGGGTCGCGCCCATGATCGGACTCGGATACGGACGGATGTTGTGGATGGCGCTGCCCTTCACATTGGTGACGACCCTCGTCGCCGGGATAGCTGTCTTCTGGATCGGACGGTGA
- a CDS encoding VCBS repeat-containing protein translates to MASALLLALVCLVCLVAGAAPAAGAGLAERQARFHLRDLKLLGPAGGARVALAGTFNRGRAGEPELPVATLAVELPPGARVTGWQVIPLEVVDLPARARLALLDGWRTGSGELVRGPAGIRPQPRGDTWFPERPYGELKTGFLQGHAIASVAVRPVQCLAAEERVRLITGFRLRVSYEEADGPRPLRRVRTTGATEAAARRALGALGLPFEPAAGSDPARVRPFAAGEYPGPLGREAAYLIVTPDSLAATFQPLADWKTRQGISAGIVTFSQVQARYPQGVDLPEKIRLCVRDAYLYNGTQWLLLGGTGQLIPPRYAFSLLQHDAPVPTDMYYSNLDGNWNANANSLFAEAFADSFAPGDGVDLYPEVYVGRAPILNTAEAAVFVAKTLAYDQDPPRDYLERTLLFAEVVFPVDWVAGEPILYDGALLAQDVADRLPPWTRVARLYENNDQEQYPGSLPETRQAVFDSLGVGYNIAVDCGHGYRNTMSVGAGSLINADMRALTNGPRNSFLVALDCTAAAFDFDCIAAASVTAPHGGAFAFWGSTREDFPQVSKAYVDNFFNTVNRDSVGELGEALALCKVPFIPVSDTDDPDRWTQFAFVLLGDPGLRLRLRAPSEMTVTAPSTFVLGDPGYAVLVTSGGAPVESALVCVRKPGDDLRAGYTDASGQVTLAFQPDSTGGFELTATRRNFLPHMGSGTVAPRGPAYLYDASPVKTILDGTLVPQNGNGDGAVDAGETVQVRVPVANGGDLAAAGATGILLSTTAGVSVLSSMVNYGAIPAHATAPGNGAYLVRFSRSLRDGLKVPFTLRLTDITDDIRSDYFTATVRAPAVEHYAHSWTDSVAGADHFTLLRVTLRNLGGGPFHGLVAKVLPESSALSPMDSVSAYGSLAVGASSAGTGQFRYAGQATGASRFRLLLSDAYGWADTLGFSLEPPGPVSGLAAQGSNTSITLTWYPPADPAPIAGYYIYRSTDPAGPFTRSNPRITGRTTYFNDAGLAPLTTYYYQVTAVDSGANESVPSAMASVSTNPPYRPGWPVMTGKEMAGSPVLVNLDHSPDGSQEILVGTDGVRAWRADGGEQPPRGWVGPPDGPWVPRGIYASSIAVADLFQDGQYAVVGMSQDSGLVFVWDEYGRVAPGWPRRVLSGFPFGSPAIGDIDGDGHPDIALGCGGQVYAWHADGSELADGDHNPSTQGVIRQIGGSYLYGSPALADLDGDGRLDIILGGSDARMHAIRHDGTECRGWPLVAGAPVTGSAAVADLDLDGHYEVVFPSNSNFLYCVSDSGTEKPGWAVPMALDRTSRSPSPALADLDGDGYLDVIEATTDGHLRALDHLGHDLPGWGNVRYATAYASYAGTSESSPVVADLDGDGSLEILEGAEDAMLYGFRADGTVLGGFPLRVGGEIRSSPAVWDLGNTGQASIVLSCWDKFVYVWDYPGGFSPARAPWPMFRHDDMHTGLYADPGGVTAAAGGPALPSHAALFQNRPNPCRGATTIRFQLPVRARGAAGTGAVRLTVHDASGRLVRTLADGALAPGTYTRTWDGTESGGARAASGIYFCRLAAGGEVLTRKMLLVK, encoded by the coding sequence GTGGCGTCGGCCCTGCTGCTTGCCCTGGTCTGCCTGGTCTGCCTGGTCGCCGGCGCCGCGCCGGCGGCGGGAGCCGGACTGGCCGAGCGCCAGGCTCGGTTCCACCTCCGCGACCTGAAGCTGCTCGGCCCGGCGGGCGGTGCGCGGGTGGCGCTGGCCGGGACCTTCAACCGGGGCCGCGCCGGCGAGCCGGAGCTGCCGGTTGCCACGCTGGCGGTGGAGTTGCCGCCCGGCGCACGGGTGACCGGCTGGCAGGTGATTCCGCTTGAGGTCGTTGATCTCCCTGCGCGCGCCCGGCTGGCGCTCCTGGATGGCTGGCGCACCGGCAGCGGCGAACTGGTGCGAGGCCCGGCCGGGATCCGCCCGCAGCCCCGCGGCGACACCTGGTTCCCCGAACGCCCCTACGGCGAGTTGAAGACCGGGTTCCTGCAGGGTCACGCGATCGCGAGCGTGGCGGTGCGCCCGGTGCAGTGCCTCGCCGCCGAAGAGCGGGTGCGGCTGATCACCGGGTTCCGGCTTCGCGTGAGCTACGAGGAGGCCGACGGCCCGCGGCCCCTGCGGCGGGTGCGGACCACCGGGGCCACGGAGGCCGCCGCCCGCCGCGCGCTGGGGGCGTTGGGGCTGCCGTTCGAGCCGGCTGCCGGCTCCGATCCCGCCCGTGTCCGGCCCTTTGCCGCCGGCGAGTACCCCGGCCCGCTGGGCCGCGAGGCCGCCTACCTGATCGTCACGCCCGACTCGCTCGCGGCCACGTTTCAGCCGCTGGCCGACTGGAAGACCCGCCAGGGCATCAGCGCCGGGATCGTGACCTTCTCCCAGGTCCAGGCGCGCTATCCGCAGGGAGTGGACCTGCCGGAGAAGATCCGGTTGTGCGTGCGGGACGCCTACCTCTATAACGGCACGCAGTGGCTGCTGCTGGGCGGGACCGGGCAGCTCATCCCGCCGCGGTACGCCTTCAGCCTGCTGCAGCACGACGCGCCGGTGCCCACGGACATGTACTACAGCAATCTCGACGGCAACTGGAACGCCAACGCCAACTCGCTGTTCGCCGAGGCGTTCGCGGACTCCTTCGCGCCCGGCGACGGGGTGGACCTGTACCCGGAGGTCTACGTGGGCCGCGCGCCGATCCTCAACACCGCCGAAGCCGCGGTGTTCGTGGCCAAGACGCTGGCCTACGACCAGGACCCGCCGCGCGACTACCTGGAGCGGACGCTGTTGTTCGCGGAGGTGGTGTTCCCGGTGGACTGGGTCGCCGGCGAGCCGATCCTCTACGACGGTGCGCTGCTGGCCCAGGACGTGGCGGACCGCCTGCCGCCGTGGACGCGCGTGGCGCGGCTGTACGAGAACAACGACCAGGAACAGTACCCGGGCTCGCTGCCGGAGACGCGCCAGGCGGTGTTTGATTCCCTGGGGGTCGGCTACAACATCGCGGTGGATTGCGGCCACGGCTACCGCAACACCATGTCGGTGGGCGCCGGCTCGCTGATCAACGCGGACATGCGCGCGCTGACCAACGGGCCGCGCAACAGTTTCCTGGTGGCGCTGGACTGCACCGCGGCGGCCTTCGACTTCGACTGCATCGCGGCGGCCTCGGTGACCGCGCCCCACGGCGGCGCCTTCGCCTTCTGGGGCTCCACCCGGGAGGACTTCCCGCAGGTCAGCAAGGCCTACGTGGACAACTTCTTCAACACCGTCAACCGCGACAGCGTGGGCGAGCTGGGCGAGGCGCTGGCGCTGTGCAAGGTGCCGTTCATCCCGGTGTCGGACACCGACGACCCGGACCGCTGGACCCAGTTCGCGTTCGTGCTGCTGGGAGATCCCGGCCTGCGGCTCCGCCTGCGCGCGCCCAGCGAGATGACCGTCACCGCGCCGTCCACGTTCGTGCTCGGGGACCCGGGATACGCGGTCCTGGTCACCTCCGGCGGTGCGCCGGTGGAGAGCGCGCTGGTGTGCGTGCGCAAGCCCGGCGACGACCTGCGCGCGGGATACACAGACGCATCCGGCCAGGTCACGCTGGCCTTCCAGCCTGACTCCACCGGCGGGTTCGAGCTGACCGCCACCCGGCGCAACTTCCTGCCCCACATGGGCTCGGGAACCGTGGCGCCGCGGGGCCCGGCGTACCTCTACGACGCTTCGCCGGTCAAGACCATCCTGGACGGCACCCTGGTCCCGCAGAACGGCAACGGGGACGGTGCCGTGGACGCGGGCGAGACGGTGCAGGTGCGCGTTCCGGTGGCGAACGGCGGCGATCTCGCGGCCGCCGGCGCGACCGGCATCCTGCTCTCCACCACGGCGGGCGTGTCGGTGCTCTCGAGCATGGTGAACTACGGTGCGATTCCCGCGCACGCCACGGCCCCCGGGAACGGCGCCTACCTGGTTCGCTTCTCGAGGAGCCTGCGCGACGGGCTGAAGGTGCCGTTCACGCTGCGCCTCACCGACATCACCGACGACATCCGCAGTGACTACTTCACCGCCACGGTGCGAGCGCCCGCGGTGGAGCACTACGCCCACTCGTGGACCGACTCGGTGGCGGGGGCGGATCACTTCACCCTGCTGCGCGTCACGCTGCGCAACCTGGGGGGCGGGCCCTTCCACGGACTCGTCGCGAAGGTGCTGCCGGAGTCCTCCGCGCTTTCGCCCATGGACTCCGTGAGCGCTTACGGGAGCCTGGCGGTGGGCGCCAGCTCGGCCGGCACGGGACAGTTCCGGTACGCGGGGCAGGCCACCGGGGCCAGCCGCTTCCGGCTGCTGCTCTCCGATGCATACGGCTGGGCCGACACCCTTGGATTCTCCCTGGAGCCCCCCGGACCGGTGAGCGGCCTCGCGGCGCAGGGCTCCAACACCTCGATCACGCTGACCTGGTATCCCCCGGCGGACCCGGCTCCCATCGCGGGCTACTACATCTACCGGTCCACCGATCCCGCCGGTCCCTTCACCCGCTCGAACCCGCGGATCACCGGGCGAACCACCTACTTCAACGACGCCGGGCTGGCCCCGCTCACGACCTACTACTACCAGGTGACCGCCGTGGACTCCGGCGCCAACGAGAGCGTTCCGTCCGCCATGGCCAGCGTCAGCACCAATCCGCCCTACCGGCCGGGCTGGCCGGTGATGACCGGCAAGGAGATGGCCGGCTCCCCGGTTCTGGTGAACCTGGACCATTCGCCGGACGGCTCGCAGGAGATCCTGGTGGGGACCGACGGGGTGCGCGCGTGGCGCGCGGACGGAGGGGAGCAGCCGCCGCGCGGTTGGGTGGGCCCGCCCGACGGGCCGTGGGTGCCGCGGGGGATCTACGCCTCTTCGATCGCCGTGGCCGACCTGTTCCAGGACGGCCAGTACGCGGTGGTGGGCATGAGCCAGGACTCGGGACTGGTGTTCGTGTGGGACGAGTACGGCCGCGTGGCCCCCGGCTGGCCACGGCGGGTGCTGTCGGGCTTCCCGTTCGGCTCCCCGGCCATCGGCGACATCGATGGCGACGGCCATCCCGACATCGCGCTGGGCTGTGGCGGCCAGGTGTACGCGTGGCACGCGGACGGCTCGGAGCTGGCCGACGGCGACCACAATCCGTCCACGCAGGGGGTGATCCGCCAGATCGGGGGAAGCTACCTCTACGGCTCGCCGGCGCTCGCGGATCTCGACGGCGACGGCAGGCTGGACATCATCCTGGGAGGGTCCGACGCGCGGATGCACGCCATTCGCCACGACGGCACCGAGTGCCGCGGCTGGCCCCTCGTCGCGGGCGCCCCGGTCACCGGTTCGGCCGCGGTGGCGGACCTGGACCTCGACGGGCACTACGAGGTGGTGTTCCCGTCCAACTCGAACTTCCTGTACTGCGTGAGCGACTCGGGCACCGAGAAGCCGGGCTGGGCGGTGCCGATGGCGCTGGACCGGACCAGCCGCAGTCCCTCGCCCGCGCTGGCGGACCTGGACGGCGACGGCTACCTGGATGTGATCGAGGCCACCACCGACGGACACCTGCGCGCGCTGGACCACCTGGGCCACGATCTCCCGGGTTGGGGCAACGTCCGCTACGCGACCGCGTACGCGTCGTACGCCGGCACCTCGGAGTCCTCGCCGGTGGTGGCGGACCTGGACGGCGACGGCAGTCTCGAAATCCTGGAGGGCGCCGAAGACGCCATGCTGTACGGTTTCCGCGCGGACGGGACGGTGCTGGGCGGCTTCCCCCTGCGCGTGGGAGGGGAGATCCGCAGCTCGCCGGCGGTGTGGGACCTGGGCAACACCGGCCAGGCCAGCATCGTGCTCTCGTGCTGGGACAAGTTCGTGTACGTGTGGGACTACCCCGGTGGCTTCAGCCCTGCCCGCGCGCCGTGGCCCATGTTCCGGCACGACGACATGCACACCGGGCTGTACGCCGATCCCGGCGGAGTCACCGCCGCCGCGGGCGGCCCGGCGTTGCCCTCGCACGCGGCCCTGTTCCAGAACCGGCCCAACCCGTGCCGCGGCGCCACCACGATCCGCTTCCAGCTCCCCGTGCGGGCTCGCGGGGCGGCGGGGACGGGCGCCGTCCGCCTCACGGTGCACGACGCCTCCGGGCGGCTGGTGCGCACGCTGGCCGACGGCGCCCTGGCTCCGGGCACCTACACCCGCACGTGGGACGGGACGGAGTCAGGCGGCGCGCGGGCCGCCTCGGGGATCTACTTCTGCAGGCTGGCGGCCGGGGGAGAGGTGCTGACGCGGAAGATGCTGCTGGTGAAGTAG
- a CDS encoding NUDIX hydrolase, translated as MKTWQRPGVSVDMLIEHQGRLVLVYRRNEPVNWALPGGYVTYGEKIEDSARREAMEETGLELVDLEQFHVYSDPGRDPRQHSITTVFLAQGRGTLCAGDDAAKAELFEAATGVPHPLAFDHSRIVRDYVEYKATGRRPRG; from the coding sequence GTGAAGACGTGGCAGCGGCCCGGGGTGAGCGTGGACATGCTGATCGAGCACCAGGGCAGGCTGGTGCTGGTGTACCGCAGGAACGAGCCCGTGAACTGGGCGCTGCCGGGCGGCTACGTGACCTACGGCGAGAAGATCGAGGATTCCGCGCGGCGCGAGGCCATGGAGGAGACGGGCCTGGAGCTGGTGGACCTGGAGCAGTTCCACGTGTACTCGGACCCGGGCCGCGATCCCCGGCAGCACTCCATCACCACGGTGTTCCTGGCGCAGGGCCGCGGCACGCTGTGCGCGGGCGACGACGCGGCGAAGGCGGAGCTGTTCGAGGCCGCCACCGGAGTTCCCCATCCGCTGGCGTTCGACCACAGCCGGATCGTGCGGGACTACGTGGAGTACAAGGCCACGGGGCGGCGGCCGCGGGGTTGA
- the pyrE gene encoding orotate phosphoribosyltransferase produces MQTTPSGPKSARQELFEILLERSLLRGDFVLASGRRSSFYLDVRRTSLHPRGSWLISRLLLDAIRPTEARATGGLTLGADPLACALAALSSEWGHPLPAFLVRKKVKEHGTGARVEGGLEPGTPVALLEDVVTSGGSALEAAEAVRELGCPIVGVWAVVDREQGGREALVAAGLPLQALFTARELLAAAGVQP; encoded by the coding sequence ATGCAGACCACCCCGTCCGGCCCCAAGTCCGCGCGGCAGGAGCTTTTCGAAATACTGCTCGAGCGGTCCCTTTTGAGGGGCGATTTTGTGCTGGCCTCGGGTCGGCGGTCCTCGTTCTACCTGGACGTCCGGCGCACCAGCCTCCACCCCCGGGGCTCGTGGCTGATCTCCCGCCTCCTCTTGGATGCCATCCGGCCCACGGAGGCGCGCGCAACCGGCGGTCTGACCCTGGGAGCCGACCCGCTGGCGTGCGCCCTGGCCGCGCTCTCCAGCGAGTGGGGCCACCCGCTGCCGGCCTTCCTGGTCCGGAAGAAGGTGAAAGAGCACGGAACCGGGGCGCGCGTCGAGGGCGGGCTGGAGCCGGGCACGCCGGTGGCACTCCTGGAGGACGTGGTCACCAGCGGCGGCTCGGCGCTGGAGGCGGCCGAGGCGGTGCGCGAGCTGGGTTGCCCCATCGTGGGGGTGTGGGCCGTGGTGGACCGCGAACAGGGCGGACGGGAGGCGCTGGTGGCCGCCGGGCTGCCGCTGCAGGCGCTGTTCACGGCGCGGGAGCTGCTGGCCGCCGCGGGGGTCCAGCCGTGA